The Actinocorallia herbida DNA window CCGTCCGGTTCCAACGGCGTCAAGAAGAACAAGATGGGCCGCGTCTACAAGTCGTACGTGTTCTTCAGCGGCGGCTGCGCGGCGATCTGGCTCGGCCTGGCCTGCTGGCGCATGGCCACCATGTACCCGCCGGACGTGGCGATGGCGCTGGCGACCGCGCTGTTCTACGCCGTCGTCGTCGGCCGGGTGCTGGTCTCGCCGCGCGAATACCGGGACGTGGTGGACGACTGATGCGCTCCGGCAAGACCCTGCGCGCGGCGGCCGTGCTGATGGCCGCCGCGCTCGCGCTGGCGGCCTGCGGCGACCCCGCCCTGGACCGCGACGCCTACCACGCGGCCGATCCGGTCGACGACATCCCGCCGGTCAAGCCGGTGGACCTCCGCAAGCTCATCTGGCCGGACAAGGACTACATCGGCCTGGCCTACGACGGCACGATCGATTCCGGGCTGGAGCGGCGCAAGGCCTTCGGCGACCTCGTCGGCCGCCCGCACAACCTCCTCAAGTACTTCGAGGAGTTCGGCGGGGACTTCAAGGACGAGGAGAACAAGAGGATCTGGGACGCGGGCGCCCTGCCGTTCGCCGACGTCGAGCCGTACGACGGCACCCTTCGGGATTTCGCCGACGGCAAGTACGACGCGGACATCAGGAGGTACGCGGCCGAGGTCAAGGCCGCCAACATCCCGGTGGCCTACTCCTGGGGCCACGAGATGAACGGCTGGTGGTACCCGTGGGGGTACTGCTCGGACTCCGGCCACCTGGAGAAGGACGGCAGCGAGAAGTCCGAGGACGACCTCGGCGACGCCTGCAAGGACGAGTCCAAGGAGAACACCCCCGAGGACTTCGTCGACGCCTGGAAGCACATCCACGACGTCTTCACCGAGACCGGCGTCGGCAACGTCATCTGGGTCTGGAGCCCCAACACCGCCCAGGGCGATGGCCTGCCCCCGGTGAAGAAGTTCTACCCGGGTGACGAGTACGTCGACTGGATCGGCGTCTCCGGCTACATGTACAAGGACAAGGACAACCCCGCCGACCGCAGCAACATCTTCATGGGCGTCTTCGGCGACCTCTACAAGGAGCTGCGCGCCTTCACCGAGAAGCCCATCGTGATCGCCGAGACCGGCTCCACCGCGGACAAGGCCAAGGCGAACGACGTCCACCGCCTCCTCAAGGGCTCCGTGAGGTTCAAGGACATCCTCGGCTACGTCTGGTTCGACGTGAAGAAGGTGGAGTTCGGGAACGAGACGGACTTCCGCGTCGAGGCACGAGCCGACGCCGTCAAGCGCTACCGCAAGGACCTCACGACGCCGTGGGGCCAGAAACTCGGCTTCGACCCAGAACAGCTGATCAATGACGACTGAGACCCGGCACGAGGTACCTTCC harbors:
- a CDS encoding glycoside hydrolase family 26 protein, giving the protein MRSGKTLRAAAVLMAAALALAACGDPALDRDAYHAADPVDDIPPVKPVDLRKLIWPDKDYIGLAYDGTIDSGLERRKAFGDLVGRPHNLLKYFEEFGGDFKDEENKRIWDAGALPFADVEPYDGTLRDFADGKYDADIRRYAAEVKAANIPVAYSWGHEMNGWWYPWGYCSDSGHLEKDGSEKSEDDLGDACKDESKENTPEDFVDAWKHIHDVFTETGVGNVIWVWSPNTAQGDGLPPVKKFYPGDEYVDWIGVSGYMYKDKDNPADRSNIFMGVFGDLYKELRAFTEKPIVIAETGSTADKAKANDVHRLLKGSVRFKDILGYVWFDVKKVEFGNETDFRVEARADAVKRYRKDLTTPWGQKLGFDPEQLINDD